In the Euphorbia lathyris chromosome 5, ddEupLath1.1, whole genome shotgun sequence genome, one interval contains:
- the LOC136229641 gene encoding uncharacterized protein, producing MSLSGGNHLVSNVVDAWSRILNSEEKSKGPTSVHRFFFSTVQFVILCTDKGVPGSIKYSDRHNAFFEMISYELREAKVDSLQNYYLVFFPVVYAAHFCLFVINHFTGKIDVIDNKALDKGVKVHSKYKGFAKALVKAYYLYMKRESPNCLNDISVYASRHLKLKWKDSTNNDDCGVFLLKHMESYFGQDEAKWDIGVRKNKVDQLKNFRIEYCWKILSNSRNKEVAGVNEKALKWKNEQLK from the exons ATGAGCTTGTCAGGAGGCAATCATTTGGTTAGTAATGTGGTTGATGCGTGGTCTCGAATATTGAATTCTGAAGAGAAGAGCAAGGGTCCAACTTCTGTGCATAGATTCTTCTTCTCTACTGTACAATTT GTGATACTGTGTACTGATAAGGGAGTTCCTGGAAGTATTAAGTACAGCGACAGACACAATGCTTTTTTTGAGATGATTAGTTATGAACTTCGTGAGGCTAAAGTAGATAGTTTACAGAATTATTACTtg GTGTTCTTTCCGGTTGTTTATGCTGCACATTTCTGTCTTTTCGTTATCAACCATTTTACTGGAAAGATAGACGTTATTGATAACAAGGCTCTTGATAAAGGTGTAAAAGTTCATAGTAAATATAAGGGTTTTGCAAAGGCTTTG GTGAAAGCATATTATCTTTATATGAAAAGAGAAAGTCCTAATTGCTTGAATGATATCAGTGTTTATGCTTCAAGACATTTGAAGTTGAAGTGGAAAGACTCAACCAATAATGATGATTGTGGTGTTTTCCTTTTGAAACATATGGAATCCTATTTTGGACAAGATGAGGCTAAATGGGATATTGGAGTTCGAAAGAACAAa GTTGATCAGTTGAAGAATTTTAGAATTGAGTACTGTTGGAAGATTCTGTCAAATTCTAGAAACAAAGAAGTTGCTGGTGTAAATGAGAAGGCATTAAAATGGAAGAATGAACAATTAAAATAA